The Microplitis mediator isolate UGA2020A chromosome 8, iyMicMedi2.1, whole genome shotgun sequence genome has a window encoding:
- the LOC130673056 gene encoding ninjurin-A-like — protein sequence MEEITLQVSDNGVKNDNKDETDKEEMEVNIETKESVVTMDTIDKRTRRAQRQEHTFAAKKTVAQGMMDVALITANANQLRYLIEFQRESPTFFLIVFLIVFSLLLQIAVGISLIFKGRFDMKGQSKSPQAQKINNYVVVGVFLITIINVFVAAFSVTSPASTQLSSNVSNNQ from the coding sequence ATGGAGGAGATAACATTGCAAGTATCAGACAATGGAGTTAAGAACGACAATAAAGATGAGACGGACAAAGAAGAAATGGAGGTCAATATCGAGACAAAAGAAAGCGTCGTAACAATGGATACCATTGACAAAAGAACCCGTCGTGCTCAAAGACAGGAGCACACTTTTGCTGCCAAGAAAACTGTCGCCCAGGGGATGATGGACGTCGCCCTGATAACTGCGAATGCCAATCAGCTGCGATATCTCATCGAGTTCCAGCGCGAAAGTCCCACATTTTTTCTGATCGTCTTCCTCATCGTCTTCAGTCTCCTGCTCCAGATCGCCGTGGGCATCAGCCTGATCTTCAAAGGCCGGTTCGACATGAAGGGACAGTCAAAATCACCCCAagctcagaaaataaataattacgtgGTCGTCGGTGTTTTTCTTATCACTATTATAAATGTTTTCGTCGCGGCCTTCAGTGTTACTTCTCCGGCTTCGACTCAATTATCATCTAATGTATCTAATAATCAATAA
- the LOC130673048 gene encoding uncharacterized protein LOC130673048 isoform X1, which translates to MARFDSLWDKISATAPSHAPPNCAMCRKKMKMKRSKSLSPEPSSSRDAKIPRLSNLSDFNEPGDFKTKLLDFSDDVLLNIFKYVSPQDLFALSSCCHRLNQVCRDRTLWKVVNFKSRQIKKDELSTILEFLKPNTESIIINGRVEFTINKDKFNEEVANGDLSKYQGTSNGGCSKHEGTSNGDISKIVGTSNGFVSDVGTSNGFTNGAGTSNGTVMKNEAASSNIKDRIVILEELKNNFLTRIGKICTSLKELVIEEFTIINNDIKITDFPSTLEKLSLKGCKVCNVNPKQSYFFKLDHHMPNLTTLIVTDCQWLRSHSLMVISKIPKLKELRMNSCKYVGDCVAYMSLATRFGFKTLEILDLCHTNVGDSEVSCFFQYTSTLTHLYLDYSPIDLKPKSDIHNFIALNPPVYEDNHVAQYVIDGNQFDMDDMSPCRITDRCICSIGSYLSQRPAQQVPQRDVPDMVIIEPRPRVCSNPILRTLVVRNYPKVTDRSLRHLAELIHNLEYVDLTGTSVTRNGVESFKSLRPNVTLISSISD; encoded by the exons ATGGCGAGATTTGATAGTCTATGGGATAAAATATCAGCGACAGCACCTTCCCATGCTCCTCCAAACTGTGcaat GTgtcgtaaaaaaatgaaaatgaagagAAGCAAATCGCTGTCACCAGAACCATCAAGCAGCCGTGATGCTAAAATTCCTAGACTTTCAAACTTGTCGGATTTTAATGAACCCGGTGATTTCAAAACAAAGCTATTGGATTTTTCGGATGATGTATtgcttaatatatttaaatatgtatcACCTCAAGATCTTTTTGCTTTGAGCTC CTGCTGCCACCGATTAAATCAAGTCTGTCGTGACCGTACTCTTTGGAAAGTCGTTAATTTCAAATcacgtcaaataaaaaaagatgaaCTGAGTACaatattagaatttttgaaaccgaATACTGAgagtattataattaatggCCGAGTTGAGTTTACTATAAACAAAGATAAATTCAATGAAGAAGTAGCTAATGGAGATTTGAGTAAATATCAAGGGACATCAAATGGCGGATGCAGTAAACATGAGGGAACATCAAATGGCGATATTAGTAAAATTGTGGGGACATCAAACGGTTTTGTTAGTGACGTAGGAACATCTAATGGATTTACCAATGGTGCTGGCACATCAAATGGTACTGTTATGAAGAATGAAGCAGCATCTAGTAATATTAAAGACCGAATAGTTATTTtagaagaattaaaaaataattttctaactaGAATTGGTAAAATTTGTACTAGTTTAAAAGAGCTTGTGATTGAAGAATTTACAATCATTAATAATGAT atTAAGATAACAGATTTTCCATCAACGCTTGAAAAGTTGTCATTAAAAGGATGCAAAGTGTGTAATGTCAATCCCAAACAATCTTACTTCTTTAAATTGGACCACCACATGCCtaatttaacg ACGTTGATAGTGACAGACTGCCAGTGGCTGAGAAGCCACTCGCTGATGGTAATCAGCAAGATACCCAAGCTGAAGGAATTGAGAATGAATTCGTGTAAATATGTTGGCGACTGCGTGGCTTACATGAGTCTGGCAACGAGGTTCGGGTTCAAGACGCTAGAAATTCTTGATCTGTGTCACACGAATGTCGGTGACTCGGAAGTCAGCTGCTTCTTTCAGTACACTAGCACTTTGACGCACTTGTACTTGGACTACTCCCCTATAGACTTGAAGCCCAAAAGTGACattcacaattttattgctcTGAACCCTCCGGTTTATGAGGACAATCACGTGGCGCAGTACGTCATCGATGGGAACCAGTTTGATATGGACGACATGTCGCCTTGTCGTATCACCGACCGGTGTATCTGTTCAATCGGGTCTTACTTGAGTCAGCGCCCGGCGCAACAAGTGCCTCAGAGAGATGTCCCCGATATGGTCATCATTGAACCAAGACCTCGGGTCTGTAGCAATCCCATTCTTCGGACTCTAGTCGTcag aaattatCCGAAAGTAACCGACAGAAGTCTCAGACACCTGGCAGAACTCATACACAACTTGGAGTACGTCGATCTCACCGGTACATCGGTAACACGAAACGGAGTTGAAAGTTTCAAATCTCTCCGACCCAACGTCACTTTGATTTCATCAATAAGTGATTAG
- the LOC130673048 gene encoding uncharacterized protein LOC130673048 isoform X2 has protein sequence MKMKRSKSLSPEPSSSRDAKIPRLSNLSDFNEPGDFKTKLLDFSDDVLLNIFKYVSPQDLFALSSCCHRLNQVCRDRTLWKVVNFKSRQIKKDELSTILEFLKPNTESIIINGRVEFTINKDKFNEEVANGDLSKYQGTSNGGCSKHEGTSNGDISKIVGTSNGFVSDVGTSNGFTNGAGTSNGTVMKNEAASSNIKDRIVILEELKNNFLTRIGKICTSLKELVIEEFTIINNDIKITDFPSTLEKLSLKGCKVCNVNPKQSYFFKLDHHMPNLTTLIVTDCQWLRSHSLMVISKIPKLKELRMNSCKYVGDCVAYMSLATRFGFKTLEILDLCHTNVGDSEVSCFFQYTSTLTHLYLDYSPIDLKPKSDIHNFIALNPPVYEDNHVAQYVIDGNQFDMDDMSPCRITDRCICSIGSYLSQRPAQQVPQRDVPDMVIIEPRPRVCSNPILRTLVVRNYPKVTDRSLRHLAELIHNLEYVDLTGTSVTRNGVESFKSLRPNVTLISSISD, from the exons atgaaaatgaagagAAGCAAATCGCTGTCACCAGAACCATCAAGCAGCCGTGATGCTAAAATTCCTAGACTTTCAAACTTGTCGGATTTTAATGAACCCGGTGATTTCAAAACAAAGCTATTGGATTTTTCGGATGATGTATtgcttaatatatttaaatatgtatcACCTCAAGATCTTTTTGCTTTGAGCTC CTGCTGCCACCGATTAAATCAAGTCTGTCGTGACCGTACTCTTTGGAAAGTCGTTAATTTCAAATcacgtcaaataaaaaaagatgaaCTGAGTACaatattagaatttttgaaaccgaATACTGAgagtattataattaatggCCGAGTTGAGTTTACTATAAACAAAGATAAATTCAATGAAGAAGTAGCTAATGGAGATTTGAGTAAATATCAAGGGACATCAAATGGCGGATGCAGTAAACATGAGGGAACATCAAATGGCGATATTAGTAAAATTGTGGGGACATCAAACGGTTTTGTTAGTGACGTAGGAACATCTAATGGATTTACCAATGGTGCTGGCACATCAAATGGTACTGTTATGAAGAATGAAGCAGCATCTAGTAATATTAAAGACCGAATAGTTATTTtagaagaattaaaaaataattttctaactaGAATTGGTAAAATTTGTACTAGTTTAAAAGAGCTTGTGATTGAAGAATTTACAATCATTAATAATGAT atTAAGATAACAGATTTTCCATCAACGCTTGAAAAGTTGTCATTAAAAGGATGCAAAGTGTGTAATGTCAATCCCAAACAATCTTACTTCTTTAAATTGGACCACCACATGCCtaatttaacg ACGTTGATAGTGACAGACTGCCAGTGGCTGAGAAGCCACTCGCTGATGGTAATCAGCAAGATACCCAAGCTGAAGGAATTGAGAATGAATTCGTGTAAATATGTTGGCGACTGCGTGGCTTACATGAGTCTGGCAACGAGGTTCGGGTTCAAGACGCTAGAAATTCTTGATCTGTGTCACACGAATGTCGGTGACTCGGAAGTCAGCTGCTTCTTTCAGTACACTAGCACTTTGACGCACTTGTACTTGGACTACTCCCCTATAGACTTGAAGCCCAAAAGTGACattcacaattttattgctcTGAACCCTCCGGTTTATGAGGACAATCACGTGGCGCAGTACGTCATCGATGGGAACCAGTTTGATATGGACGACATGTCGCCTTGTCGTATCACCGACCGGTGTATCTGTTCAATCGGGTCTTACTTGAGTCAGCGCCCGGCGCAACAAGTGCCTCAGAGAGATGTCCCCGATATGGTCATCATTGAACCAAGACCTCGGGTCTGTAGCAATCCCATTCTTCGGACTCTAGTCGTcag aaattatCCGAAAGTAACCGACAGAAGTCTCAGACACCTGGCAGAACTCATACACAACTTGGAGTACGTCGATCTCACCGGTACATCGGTAACACGAAACGGAGTTGAAAGTTTCAAATCTCTCCGACCCAACGTCACTTTGATTTCATCAATAAGTGATTAG
- the LOC130673235 gene encoding DPH4 homolog: MSIANNEYKYYEVLGCNKDSTYDELKRAYHKLALIYHPDKAKSKKNNDNANETGGNLNNKKFTEIEEAWRVLSDKDLKTKYDAECRQAELEVDNLLIYDRINIKSMTVEDDVLSYPCRCGSNYLINSDEFTESIYIPCSECTFCIYLEK, translated from the coding sequence atGTCGATTGCTAATAATGAATACAAATATTACGAAGTACTTGGATGCAATAAGGACTCAACATATGACGAATTGAAACGTGCGTATCATAAACTAGCGCTTATTTATCACCCAGATAAGGcgaagagtaaaaaaaataatgataacgcCAATGAGACTGGcggtaatttgaataataaaaagtttacaGAAATAGAAGAAGCTTGGCGGGTACTGAGtgataaagatttaaaaacaaaatacgACGCAGAATGTCGTCAAGCTGAATTAGaagtagataatttattaatttacgatagaataaatattaaatcgaTGACTGTTGAAGATGATGTCCTGAGTTACCCATGTCGGTGTGGCAGCAATTATCTAATAAACTCTGATGAATTTACCGAAAGTATTTACATTCCGTGTTCCGAGTGCACATTTTGTATCTATCTtgagaaataa
- the LOC130673051 gene encoding aldo-keto reductase family 1 member B1-like: MSQVPTIALNNGNKIPVIGLGTWRAATGVVTQIVKDAIDVGYRHFDCALVYQNEKEIGEALRAKINEGVVKREDLFITSKLWNTYHKTESVEKGIRRSLTNLGLDYLDLYLIHWPMAYIDTDELFPVNPDGTPAATDTDYLDTWKGMEGVLEKGLAKNIGISNFNSEQITRLLANCKVKPVVNQVECHPYLTQKKLSAFCKEREIVITAYGPMGSRDRPWAKPEDPVLLEDKKLCDIANKYKKTPAQIVIRYQIDRGHVVIPKTSTSSRLTENFSVFDFKLSDEDVAYIDRFDVGGRLVALKDRAHCPNYPFDIPF; this comes from the exons ATGTCACAAGTACCGACGATTGCACTTAATAATGGTAATAAAATTCCAGTAATTGGTCTAGGAACATGGAGA gcTGCTACTGGAGTAGTGACACAAATAGTAAAAGACGCTATAGACGTCGGCTACCGTCACTTTGACTGCGCGCTGGTTTATCAGAATGAAAAGGAAATCGGGGAGGCCTTACGTGCTAAAATTAATGAAGGAGTTGTCAAACGTGAAGATTTATTCATAACATCGAAGCTATGGAACACTTATCACAAGACAGAGTCAGTTGAAAAAGGAATCAGACGGAGCTTGACTAATTTGGGGCTGGACTACTTGGACCTCTATTTGATTCACTGGCCAATGGCTTACATAGACACCGATGAATTGTTTCCAGTTAATCCTGATGGTACTCCAGCTGCTACGGATACTGATTATCTAGACACTTGGAAAGGGATGGAAGGAGTGCTTGAAAAAGGGCTGGCTAAAAATATTGGAATCAGTAACTTTAATTCCGAACAAATCACCCGTTTGCTGGCTAACTGCAAAGTCAAACCAGTTGTCAATCAA gttGAATGCCATCCGTatttaactcaaaaaaaattgtctgctTTTTGTAAAGAACGAGAGATTGTCATTACTGCTTATGGTCCTATGGGCTCTCGCGACCGTCCTTGGGCTAAACCAGAAGATCCAGTACTTCTAGAAGATAAAAAACTTTGTGATATcgctaataaatataagaaaactCCAGCGCAAATAGTCATTCGCTATCAA ATTGACCGCGGGCATGTCGTGATCCCCAAAACATCAACGAGCTCACGTCTGACGGAAAATTTCAGCgtctttgattttaaattaagcgACGAGGATGTCGCGTACATCGACAGATTCGATGTGGGTGGAAGATTAGTCGCACTCAAGGa CCGGGCACATTGCCCAAATTATCCATTTGATATTCCGTTCTGA
- the LOC130673050 gene encoding aldo-keto reductase family 1 member B1-like, with the protein MSLSVPKIKLNNGNEIPSFGLGTWKSKPGEVTEAVKYAIEIGYRHIDCAHVYGNEKEVGAALKAKISEGLVKREDLFITSKLWNSYHKQESVEKGIKKTLADLGLEYLDLYLIHWPMAYEDGEVLFPTDADGNTKLTDTDYLETWKGMEGVCEKGLAKNIGLSNFNSEQVDRVLKSCKIKPVTNQIECHPYLTQQELTKFCKERGIVVTAYSPLGSPDRPWAKPGDPILLEDKKLIEISKKYKKTPAQVVIRYQLDRGHVVIPKSVTKSRILENSQVFDFKLSDEDIAYINTFDCNGRICPMSDCVKSIHWPFNIPF; encoded by the exons ATGTCTCTGAGCGTCCCGAAAATAAAACTCAACAACGGAAATGAAATTCCCAGCTTTGGTTTGGGAACATGGAag TCAAAACCTGGTGAAGTTACGGAAGCCGTTAAGTACGCAATTGAAATTGGCTACCGCCATATCGATTGCGCTCATGTTTACGGAAATGAAAAGGAAGTTGGTGCTGCGTTGAAAGCTAAGATTTCTGAAGGTCTAGTTAAACGCGAGGACTTGTTCATTACATCAAAACTATGGAATTCTTATCACAAGCAAGAGAGTGTTGAGAAAGGCATAAAGAAAACCCTGGCAGACTTGGGGCTTGAGTACTTGGACCTCTATCTGATCCACTGGCCCATGGCCTACGAAGACGGCGAGGTTCTCTTCCCAACAGACGCAGACGGCAACACCAAACTGACTGACACAGATTACCTGGAAACCTGGAAAGGAATGGAAGGCGTCTGCGAAAAAGGTTTGGCCAAAAATATCGGGCTGAGTAATTTCAACTCCGAGCAAGTTGACCGAGTTCTCAAGAGCTGCAAAATAAAGCCAGTTACCAatcag atTGAATGCCATCCGTACTTGACCCAACAAGAGCTGACTAAGTTTTGCAAAGAAAGAGGTATCGTTGTCACTGCCTACAGTCCTCTGGGTTCTCCCGACAGACCCTGGGCCAAACCCGGAGATCCAATTTTGCTGgaagacaaaaaattaattgaaataagtaaaaagtataaaaaaacgcCAGCTCAAGTTGTTATCCGCTatcag ctTGATCGTGGGCATGTTGTGATACCTAAATCAGTTACCAAGTCCCGTATATTGGAGAACAGTCAAGTCTTTGACTTTAAATTAAGCGACGAAGACATCGCTTACATCAATACCTTCGATTGCAATGGAAGAATCTGTCCCATGTCTGA TTGTGTCAAGAGTATCCACTGGCCATTCAACATTCCATTCTAA
- the LOC130673049 gene encoding eukaryotic translation initiation factor 3 subunit I-like, translated as MKPLMLHGHERAITMIKYNREGDLIFSASKDKKPNVWYSLNGERLGTFNGHNGSIWCIDVNWDTSRFISGSGDNSLRIWDCQTGKEIGRLDTNSSVRTCAFSFSANTAVFSTDKALGHQCEMFIIDTRNVEPTLSLEDAIIRIPINGPRISAILWGALDETIITGHEDGEINIWDVRTGKKLNSQKGHKSQINDMQVNKDGTMFITASKDHTAKLFDSESLMHLKTYKTERPVNSATISPIYDHVVLGGGQDAMDVTTTSTRQGKFDARFYHLVFEEEFARLKGHFGPINSLAFHPNGRSFSSGGEDGYVRINTFDQSYFDFHFEY; from the exons ATG aaaccTCTGATGCTGCATGGGCACGAGCGTGCCATCACGATGATAAAATACAACCGGGAAGGAGATCTTATTTTCAGCGCGTCCAAAGACAAGAAACCAAACGTCTGGTACTCGTTAAATGGAGAAAGACTCGGTACCTTTAATGGCCACAATGGCTCTATTTGGTGCATTGACGTCAATTGGGACACCTCCCGTTTTATTTCTGGTTCTGGTGACAATTCATTGAGAATTTGGGATTGTCAAACTG GTAAAGAAATAGGCCGGCTAGATACTAACAGCTCAGTACGAACATGTGCATTCAGTTTCTCAGCAAACACGGCAGTATTTTCTACAGACAAAGCCCTAGGTCATCAATGTGAAATGTTTATCATCGACACCCGCAATGTTGAGCCGACTTTGTCACTTGAAGACGCAATTATCCGGATACCAATTAATGGACCTAGAATTTCAGCAATTTTGTGGGGTGCTCTTGATGAAACAATAATTACTGGTCATGAAGACGGAGAAATAAATATCTGGGATGTTAGA accggaaaaaaattgaacagcCAAAAAGGACACAAGAGCCAGATAAATGACATGCAAGTAAACAAAGACGGGACGATGTTCATAACAGCGAGTAAAGATCACACGGCTAAATTATTTGACAGCGAGTCTTTGATGCATTTGAAGACTTACAAAACCGAGAGACCCGTAAACTCGGCGACAATATCCCCGATTTATGACCACGTGGTGCTGGGAGGTGGCCAGGACGCGATGGACGTCACGACAACGTCAACGCGCCAAGGGAAATTCGACGCCCGTTTTTACCACCTGGTATTCGAAGAAGAATTCGCCCGATTGAAAGGTCACTTTGGGCCAATAAATTCACTGGCGTTTCATCCAAACGGACGGAGTTTTTCTAGTGGCGGTGAAGACGGTTACGTTCGTATAAATACTTTTGACCAATCGTACTTTGATTttcattttgaatattaa